The following coding sequences are from one Pyxidicoccus xibeiensis window:
- a CDS encoding class I SAM-dependent methyltransferase — translation MTRARPSGTATKIARFMLLLDSTPRLERVLPSGAAETVEALLRASGAVRRREVDMMRGRTGARLYETAERLLGRGQLLWFGVRKRWMHEAVEQALAEGARQVLVVGAGFDPLAVSVARRHPDVTCVEVDAPATAEPKRAGIQGAGLARPNHVVLAADLASKSLEEVLRPTGWRADVRSVVVAEGLLMYLAPAQVTAFLAQVRACTGPGSRLAFSSMEVDEEGQPRVVFAGRLLGRLIRFSLRLTGEPLRWGIAPAAAPAFLSGAGYRVLDQPTPRGLRERFLSPIGLDEEPLAPYEHLVLAEVSASER, via the coding sequence GTGACGAGAGCCCGCCCCAGCGGCACCGCGACCAAGATTGCCCGCTTCATGCTGCTGCTCGACTCGACTCCCCGGCTCGAGCGGGTGCTGCCCTCCGGGGCCGCGGAAACGGTCGAAGCCCTCCTGCGAGCATCCGGCGCGGTGCGGCGGCGCGAGGTCGACATGATGCGCGGGCGCACGGGGGCGCGGCTGTATGAGACCGCGGAGCGGCTCCTCGGGCGGGGCCAGCTCTTGTGGTTCGGGGTGCGCAAGCGCTGGATGCACGAGGCCGTCGAGCAGGCCCTCGCCGAGGGTGCGCGGCAGGTGCTCGTGGTCGGCGCCGGGTTCGACCCGCTGGCGGTGAGCGTGGCCCGCCGTCATCCGGACGTGACGTGCGTCGAGGTCGATGCACCGGCCACGGCGGAGCCCAAGCGCGCCGGCATCCAGGGGGCCGGGCTCGCGCGGCCCAACCACGTCGTCCTCGCCGCGGACCTCGCATCGAAGTCACTCGAGGAAGTCCTGCGGCCGACGGGCTGGCGCGCCGACGTCCGGAGCGTCGTCGTGGCCGAGGGGCTCCTCATGTACCTGGCGCCCGCGCAGGTCACAGCGTTCCTCGCCCAGGTGCGCGCGTGCACCGGCCCTGGAAGCCGGCTGGCCTTCAGCTCCATGGAGGTGGACGAGGAGGGGCAGCCGCGCGTGGTCTTCGCCGGGCGGCTGCTCGGGAGGCTGATTCGCTTCTCGCTCCGGCTCACGGGGGAGCCCCTCCGGTGGGGAATCGCTCCAGCGGCAGCCCCTGCGTTCCTCTCCGGCGCCGGGTATCGCGTCCTGGACCAGCCCACCCCTCGGGGGCTGCGAGAGCGCTTCCTCTCGCCCATCGGCCTCGACGAGGAGCCGCTCGCGCCGTACGAGCACCTCGTGCTCGCCGAGGTCTCCGCCAGTGAGCGCTGA